A section of the Roseomonas marmotae genome encodes:
- a CDS encoding DUF1345 domain-containing protein, producing the protein MLGIPPQYRPRALVALVAGVLVAVVSRGLGAGGLHAVMFGWCSFVVVHAALLLEHLWAASAEHMRARARALDEGRAAVLGLSLLAAAASLVAVALDLVDSPPGYTALGAATVMLSWIYVHLLFAQDYAREYWLSGGGIEFPGGTKDPVFSEFLYLAFSIGATSGVTDIVTHSPAVRRVVLLHGLIAFAFNAVIVAGAVGIVTGLVNVVPS; encoded by the coding sequence ATGCTGGGGATCCCGCCGCAATACCGGCCCCGGGCGCTGGTGGCGCTGGTGGCCGGTGTCCTGGTGGCGGTGGTGTCACGGGGGCTCGGCGCCGGGGGGCTGCACGCGGTCATGTTCGGCTGGTGCAGCTTCGTGGTAGTGCATGCGGCGCTGCTGCTGGAACACCTCTGGGCGGCCAGCGCCGAGCATATGCGCGCGCGTGCCCGCGCGCTGGATGAGGGCCGCGCTGCGGTCCTGGGGCTGTCGCTGCTGGCGGCGGCGGCCTCCCTGGTGGCGGTGGCGCTGGACCTGGTCGATTCCCCGCCTGGCTACACGGCGCTGGGCGCGGCGACGGTCATGCTCTCCTGGATCTATGTCCACCTGCTCTTCGCGCAGGATTACGCGCGGGAATACTGGCTCAGCGGCGGCGGCATCGAGTTCCCCGGCGGCACCAAGGACCCGGTCTTCTCCGAGTTCCTCTACCTCGCCTTCAGCATCGGCGCGACCAGCGGCGTGACAGATATCGTGACGCATTCCCCCGCCGTGCGCCGCGTCGTGCTGCTGCACGGGCTGATCGCCTTCGCCTTCAATGCCGTGATCGTGGCCGGTGCCGTCGGCATCGTCACGGGACTTGTGAATGTGGTGCCTTCATGA
- a CDS encoding threonine ammonia-lyase, translating into MTTLPTHDDVQAAARRLQGRVLRTPMLRHPLLDEIAGGTVLIKPECLQRTGSFKFRGATNAVLKLDAAQRAAGVVTHSSGNHGQAIACAAMTEGVRALIAMPADAPSIKVESTRRWGAEITFFDRATTDRETLAQRLAEERGGTVLPPFDHPDVIAGQGTLALELAEDAAAAGLSLDMLAVCTGGGGLVAGCALAMEGASPATGVWAVEPQGWDDTARSLAAGERIANDGRGETLCDALLSMRPGALTFAVNQPRLKGAAVVTPEEVFRAMRLAFETLKVVVEPGGAVALAAVLAGKLPARGRTVGVVLSGGNVDPAVFTRALAA; encoded by the coding sequence ATGACCACCCTTCCGACCCATGACGACGTGCAGGCCGCCGCCCGGCGCCTGCAAGGCCGCGTGCTCCGCACGCCCATGCTGCGCCACCCCCTGCTGGACGAGATCGCCGGCGGCACCGTGCTGATCAAGCCGGAATGCCTCCAGCGCACCGGCAGCTTCAAGTTCCGCGGCGCCACCAATGCCGTGCTGAAGCTGGACGCGGCGCAGCGCGCCGCGGGCGTGGTGACGCATTCCTCTGGCAACCATGGCCAGGCCATCGCCTGCGCGGCGATGACGGAGGGCGTGCGCGCCCTGATCGCCATGCCCGCCGATGCCCCCTCCATCAAGGTGGAGAGCACGCGCCGCTGGGGCGCCGAGATCACCTTCTTCGACCGCGCCACCACCGACCGCGAGACCCTGGCGCAGCGGCTGGCGGAAGAACGTGGCGGCACCGTGCTCCCGCCCTTCGACCACCCCGACGTCATCGCCGGGCAGGGGACCCTGGCGCTGGAGCTGGCCGAGGATGCGGCGGCCGCCGGCCTCTCGCTGGACATGCTGGCGGTCTGCACCGGCGGCGGCGGGCTGGTGGCCGGCTGCGCCCTGGCCATGGAAGGCGCTTCCCCCGCCACCGGGGTCTGGGCCGTGGAGCCGCAGGGCTGGGACGATACCGCGCGCTCCCTGGCGGCGGGCGAGCGCATCGCCAATGACGGCCGGGGCGAGACGCTCTGCGACGCGCTGCTCTCCATGCGCCCGGGCGCGCTGACCTTCGCCGTCAACCAGCCGCGCCTGAAGGGTGCCGCCGTGGTGACGCCGGAGGAGGTCTTCCGTGCCATGAGGCTGGCCTTCGAGACCTTGAAGGTCGTGGTGGAGCCGGGCGGCGCCGTGGCGCTGGCGGCGGTGCTGGCGGGCAAGCTGCCGGCGCGCGGCCGCACGGTGGGCGTGGTGCTCAGCGGCGGCAATGTGGACCCCGCGGTCTTCACGCGCGCCCTGGCTGCGTGA
- a CDS encoding ABC transporter substrate-binding protein, whose translation MEGNGFTRRSVLRAGAAGAAASTLPLVNVHGQTSGGRLALGLWDHWVPAGNDGMRKIVMDWAQKNRVDVQLDFITSVGNKNLLTLAAEAQAKQGHDMLSFPTWEVHAQSELLEPVDDVMNRLGQKYGKVNSIVEYLAKVDGKWRAVPAISGSQNKPPLGRMDLLKQHGGIDVQAMFPANDSGANVDAWTWDAFLKAAEGCHKAGFPFGLPLGTFPDATDWTGSLFRSFGAELVNSKGDITAKSDDVRAVLEYARRLCEFLPADVFSWDDASNNRALISGKSALVLNPPSAWAVAKRDAPQVAEQCWTFPPPAGKAGRFTPYLPYFWGIWSFSRNKGAAKALVEHLSEREQAQAMVAVSNGYDIPPFTSMTDFETWQKEGPPTGVVYNYPVRPHHKSEQFIADYPAPPNIAVQMYNQGIQAKMIARVVQNKEPVERTIAWASSELEGFQRG comes from the coding sequence ATGGAAGGCAACGGGTTCACCCGGCGTTCTGTGCTGCGCGCAGGTGCCGCCGGGGCGGCAGCCAGCACGCTGCCCCTGGTCAATGTACACGGACAGACTTCCGGGGGCCGCCTCGCCCTCGGGCTCTGGGATCACTGGGTTCCGGCCGGCAATGACGGCATGCGCAAGATCGTCATGGACTGGGCCCAGAAGAACCGGGTCGATGTCCAGCTGGATTTCATCACCAGCGTCGGCAACAAGAATCTTCTCACCCTGGCGGCAGAAGCGCAGGCCAAGCAGGGGCATGACATGCTCTCCTTCCCCACATGGGAGGTGCATGCGCAGTCCGAGCTGCTGGAGCCGGTCGATGACGTGATGAACCGGCTCGGCCAGAAATACGGCAAGGTCAATTCCATCGTCGAATACCTGGCGAAGGTGGATGGCAAGTGGCGCGCCGTGCCCGCGATTTCCGGCAGCCAGAACAAGCCGCCGCTGGGTCGCATGGACCTGCTGAAGCAGCATGGCGGCATCGATGTGCAGGCCATGTTCCCGGCCAACGATTCCGGCGCCAATGTGGATGCCTGGACCTGGGACGCCTTCCTGAAAGCGGCTGAGGGCTGCCACAAGGCCGGCTTCCCCTTCGGCCTGCCGCTGGGCACCTTCCCCGATGCCACCGACTGGACCGGCAGCCTCTTCCGCAGCTTCGGTGCGGAGCTGGTGAATTCGAAGGGCGACATCACCGCCAAGTCCGACGATGTCCGCGCCGTGCTGGAATATGCCCGCAGGCTCTGCGAATTCCTGCCGGCGGATGTCTTTTCCTGGGACGATGCCTCGAACAACCGGGCGTTGATCTCCGGTAAGTCGGCGCTGGTGCTGAACCCGCCCAGCGCCTGGGCCGTGGCCAAGCGCGACGCGCCGCAGGTGGCGGAACAGTGCTGGACCTTCCCGCCCCCCGCCGGCAAGGCGGGCCGCTTCACCCCCTACCTGCCCTATTTCTGGGGCATCTGGTCCTTCAGCCGCAACAAGGGCGCGGCGAAGGCTCTTGTGGAGCATCTCAGCGAGCGGGAGCAGGCGCAGGCCATGGTGGCCGTCAGCAACGGCTACGACATCCCGCCCTTCACCAGCATGACCGATTTCGAGACCTGGCAGAAGGAAGGCCCGCCGACCGGCGTGGTCTACAACTACCCCGTCCGCCCGCACCACAAGTCGGAGCAGTTCATCGCCGACTACCCAGCGCCGCCGAATATCGCGGTGCAGATGTACAACCAGGGCATCCAGGCGAAGATGATCGCCCGCGTCGTGCAGAACAAGGAGCCGGTCGAGCGCACCATCGCCTGGGCGAGCAGCGAGCTGGAGGGCTTCCAGCGCGGCTGA
- a CDS encoding carbohydrate ABC transporter permease, producing MSQAVISSAPAAPPQRSTMRRLARRNSTTAFLLTLPLILLILGLVVYPFIYALYLSTLNRRQTRFIGIENFTFLFSRETFWNVVFQSMLFAVSAVLLKALIGFVLAHVLHALPSKGQRKWRGMLLVPWVIPPAISTLAWWWLFDPSYSAFNWALAGIGVDPVPWLGATGWARFSVILVNVWYGAPFFMIMYLAALKSVPDQLYEAASIDGASAWQKLRFVTFPMMRNIISITVLFSLIVTFANFDIVRILTNGGPQDSTHVFATYAFQVGIQSGDIPLGASVSLFMFPLLAVFAIFTLRGVNKRSKEMA from the coding sequence ATGTCCCAGGCCGTGATATCCTCCGCCCCCGCAGCGCCACCGCAGAGGAGCACCATGCGGCGGCTGGCCCGGCGGAATTCCACCACCGCCTTCCTGCTGACCCTGCCGCTGATCCTGCTGATCCTTGGCCTGGTGGTCTATCCCTTCATCTACGCGCTCTACCTCTCGACGCTGAACCGGCGGCAGACGCGCTTCATCGGCATCGAGAACTTCACGTTCCTCTTCTCGCGTGAGACCTTCTGGAATGTCGTGTTCCAGTCGATGCTCTTCGCGGTCTCGGCCGTGCTGCTGAAGGCGCTGATCGGCTTCGTGCTGGCGCATGTGCTGCACGCGCTGCCCTCCAAGGGGCAGCGGAAATGGCGCGGTATGCTGCTGGTGCCCTGGGTCATCCCGCCCGCCATTTCCACCCTGGCTTGGTGGTGGCTGTTCGACCCCTCCTATTCCGCCTTCAACTGGGCGCTGGCGGGCATCGGCGTCGATCCCGTGCCCTGGCTGGGGGCCACGGGCTGGGCGCGTTTCTCGGTCATCCTGGTGAATGTCTGGTATGGCGCGCCCTTCTTCATGATCATGTATCTGGCGGCCCTGAAATCGGTGCCCGACCAGCTCTACGAGGCAGCCTCGATCGACGGCGCAAGCGCATGGCAGAAGCTGCGCTTCGTGACCTTCCCGATGATGCGCAACATCATCAGCATCACCGTGCTGTTCAGCCTGATCGTCACCTTCGCCAACTTCGACATCGTGCGAATCCTGACCAATGGCGGTCCGCAGGACAGCACGCATGTCTTCGCCACCTATGCCTTCCAGGTCGGCATCCAGTCGGGCGACATTCCGCTCGGCGCCTCTGTCAGCCTCTTCATGTTCCCGCTGCTGGCCGTCTTCGCGATCTTCACGTTGCGCGGCGTCAACAAGCGTTCGAAGGAAATGGCGTGA
- a CDS encoding carbohydrate ABC transporter permease, translated as MGTTTASTPFVPAERKFGSIASERRWAMIGAYVALAVFVIFFMTPPFHMLMTSLKSSAEIADLSGNPWIVRSPTLSNYWELLTQGNYMIHFRNSVIVTLSTVVISMVISTLAAFALARMKFWGSATLATGVFLTYLVPETLLFIPMFQIIGSMGLYNNLLAMVLIFPTLTVPFCTWIMIGYFASIPKELDEAALIDGAGHLQMLWKIFIPVALPGILAAMIFAFTVSWAAFIYPMAFLVSSDQMVLTVGIVSDLIRADTFQWGKIMAGALMAALPPLLVYAFLMDYYIAGLTAGATKG; from the coding sequence ATGGGCACCACCACCGCATCCACCCCCTTCGTGCCGGCGGAACGCAAGTTCGGCAGCATCGCCTCCGAACGCCGCTGGGCGATGATCGGCGCCTATGTGGCGCTGGCGGTCTTCGTGATCTTCTTCATGACGCCGCCCTTCCACATGCTGATGACCAGCCTGAAGAGCAGCGCGGAGATCGCCGATCTGTCCGGCAATCCCTGGATCGTCCGCAGCCCCACGCTGTCGAACTACTGGGAGCTGCTGACCCAGGGCAATTACATGATCCATTTCCGCAACTCGGTGATCGTCACGCTCAGCACGGTGGTCATCAGCATGGTGATCTCCACCCTGGCGGCCTTCGCCCTGGCGCGGATGAAATTCTGGGGCAGCGCCACCCTCGCCACCGGGGTCTTCCTGACCTACCTGGTGCCGGAGACGCTGCTCTTCATCCCGATGTTCCAGATCATCGGCTCCATGGGCCTCTACAACAACCTGCTGGCCATGGTGCTGATCTTCCCGACGCTGACAGTGCCCTTCTGCACCTGGATCATGATCGGCTACTTCGCCTCCATCCCCAAGGAACTGGACGAGGCCGCGCTGATCGACGGCGCCGGGCATTTGCAGATGCTCTGGAAGATCTTCATTCCCGTCGCGCTGCCAGGCATCCTGGCGGCGATGATCTTCGCCTTCACCGTCTCCTGGGCCGCCTTCATCTACCCGATGGCCTTCCTGGTCTCCTCCGACCAGATGGTGCTGACGGTGGGCATCGTCTCCGACCTGATCAGGGCGGATACCTTCCAGTGGGGCAAGATCATGGCGGGCGCGCTGATGGCGGCTTTGCCGCCGCTGCTCGTCTATGCTTTCCTCATGGACTACTACATCGCCGGGCTGACCGCCGGCGCAACAAAGGGCTGA
- a CDS encoding ABC transporter ATP-binding protein, with translation MAQVTLRKVVKAYEGGVQAVKGIDLDIADHEFVVLVGPSGCGKSTTLRMIAGLEEISDGEIAIGGRVVNDVPPRDRDIAMVFQNYALYPHMTVAENMAFGLMLRKFPKEEIKRRVDHAASILDITPLLARKPKALSGGQRQRVAMGRAIVRDPKVFLFDEPLSNLDAKLRVQMRTEIKKVHQTVRTTTVYVTHDQVEAMTLADRVVVMNNGVIEQVGPPQELYHNPRTRFVAGFIGSPAMNFIAARLEQASGALRLHLPGDIILPVPAERTSRYAPLAGREVVFGIRPEHLTEAKNLDRPNVAPFPAVPEVTEPMGMETLVHFRMDGAEVCGRVDPTAPAAPGLPLPMAADLNNMHLLDPQTGRVL, from the coding sequence ATGGCGCAGGTGACGCTCCGGAAGGTTGTCAAAGCTTATGAGGGTGGCGTCCAGGCCGTGAAGGGCATCGACCTGGACATCGCGGACCATGAATTCGTGGTGCTGGTGGGCCCCTCCGGCTGCGGCAAGTCGACCACCTTGCGGATGATCGCGGGCCTCGAGGAAATCTCGGATGGCGAGATCGCCATCGGCGGCCGGGTGGTGAACGACGTTCCCCCGCGCGACCGCGACATCGCCATGGTCTTCCAGAACTACGCGCTCTACCCGCACATGACCGTGGCGGAGAACATGGCCTTCGGCCTGATGCTGCGGAAATTTCCGAAGGAGGAGATCAAGCGCCGGGTGGACCACGCGGCGAGTATCCTCGACATCACGCCCCTGCTGGCCCGCAAGCCCAAGGCGCTGTCCGGCGGCCAGCGCCAGCGCGTCGCCATGGGCCGCGCCATCGTGCGCGACCCGAAGGTCTTCCTCTTCGACGAGCCGCTGTCCAACCTCGACGCCAAGCTGCGCGTGCAGATGCGTACCGAGATCAAGAAGGTGCACCAGACGGTCCGCACCACCACCGTCTACGTTACCCATGACCAGGTCGAGGCCATGACCCTGGCCGACCGGGTGGTGGTGATGAACAACGGCGTCATCGAACAGGTCGGCCCGCCGCAGGAACTCTACCACAATCCCAGGACGCGCTTCGTGGCCGGCTTCATCGGCAGCCCGGCGATGAACTTCATCGCCGCGCGGCTGGAGCAGGCCTCGGGCGCGCTGCGGCTGCACCTGCCCGGCGACATCATCCTGCCCGTGCCCGCCGAACGGACCAGCCGCTACGCGCCGCTGGCGGGGCGCGAGGTGGTCTTTGGTATCCGGCCGGAGCATCTGACCGAAGCCAAGAACCTCGACCGGCCGAATGTCGCCCCCTTCCCGGCCGTGCCGGAGGTGACGGAGCCGATGGGAATGGAGACGCTGGTGCATTTCCGCATGGACGGCGCCGAGGTCTGCGGGCGCGTGGACCCCACCGCCCCCGCGGCGCCCGGCCTGCCCCTGCCCATGGCCGCCGACCTCAACAACATGCATCTCCTCGACCCGCAGACCGGGCGCGTGCTGTGA
- a CDS encoding SDR family oxidoreductase yields the protein MSGLAWITGAGSGIGRAVAVALSRAGWRLALTGRREAALRETAALLEGGQEALILPADVTDAAAIQAVVERLPEAPALLVNNAGANKPRRYWHQLALPDAQELVDVNLTAPFMTSLAVLPGMKARGGGLIVQIASVAGKGFSPVSGPAYIAAKTGFVALSASLNAENGIHNIRSTCICPGEVATPILDLRPQPPSAEERARMLQPEDVAAAVLFATSLPDHVCLNEIVITPTYNRDNAAGAKAVASLA from the coding sequence GTGAGCGGGCTGGCCTGGATCACCGGCGCCGGTTCCGGCATCGGGCGCGCCGTCGCCGTCGCCCTCTCGCGCGCCGGCTGGCGGCTGGCCCTGACGGGACGGCGCGAAGCGGCGCTGCGGGAAACCGCGGCCCTGCTGGAAGGCGGACAGGAAGCGTTGATCCTGCCCGCCGATGTCACCGACGCCGCCGCCATCCAGGCGGTGGTGGAGCGGCTGCCGGAAGCCCCGGCGCTGCTGGTGAACAATGCGGGCGCCAACAAGCCGCGCCGCTACTGGCACCAGCTCGCGCTGCCCGACGCGCAGGAACTGGTGGACGTGAACCTCACCGCGCCCTTCATGACCAGCCTGGCAGTGCTGCCGGGCATGAAGGCACGCGGCGGCGGGCTGATCGTGCAGATCGCCTCCGTGGCCGGCAAAGGCTTCTCGCCGGTTTCCGGCCCCGCCTATATCGCCGCCAAGACGGGCTTCGTCGCCCTCTCCGCCTCGCTGAACGCCGAGAACGGCATCCACAACATCCGCAGCACCTGCATCTGCCCGGGCGAGGTCGCGACCCCCATCCTGGACCTGCGCCCGCAACCGCCCTCGGCCGAGGAGCGCGCGCGCATGTTGCAGCCGGAGGATGTGGCGGCCGCCGTGCTCTTCGCCACCAGCCTGCCGGACCATGTCTGCCTGAATGAGATCGTCATCACCCCCACCTACAACCGCGACAACGCGGCGGGGGCGAAGGCCGTCGCCAGTCTTGCCTGA
- a CDS encoding malate/lactate/ureidoglycolate dehydrogenase — MDTGSYVTLQAPALEEMIHGIFIAIGCEADEAQAIASHLVASNLAGHDSHGVVRVPRYVDWHRAGYLHAGRKPEIVTDGGAFLLLDAQLGFGQAVTRQAVDLGIARAKQHGAAVVALRNSGHCGRIGTYAEQALAHGLISVHFVNVAGSFLVAPHGGVDRRFSTAPIAIGVPLEGRPVVLDFATSLVAEGKILVASNGGKPLPPDALIEPDGTLSGQPRTLYGDYPQVGPRIPGNGPGAIRAFGDHKGSGLALMCELLAGAFTAGGCSGPRDARGCITNGLLSIYLSPAHFGTEAEFQQMGRDYVEWVASSRPIDPASPVLLPGEPEARSREKRLREGLPLPADIWEDLRRTAAGLGVPVPAL, encoded by the coding sequence ATGGATACCGGAAGCTACGTCACCCTCCAGGCCCCGGCGCTGGAGGAGATGATCCACGGCATTTTCATCGCCATCGGCTGCGAAGCCGACGAGGCGCAGGCCATCGCCAGCCACCTCGTCGCCTCCAACCTCGCGGGCCATGACAGCCACGGCGTGGTGCGGGTGCCCCGCTACGTGGACTGGCACAGGGCCGGCTATCTCCACGCCGGCCGCAAGCCCGAGATCGTCACGGATGGCGGCGCCTTCCTGCTGCTGGACGCGCAGCTCGGCTTCGGGCAGGCCGTGACGAGGCAGGCGGTGGATCTGGGCATCGCCCGGGCGAAGCAGCATGGCGCCGCCGTGGTGGCGCTCCGCAATTCCGGCCATTGCGGCCGCATCGGCACCTATGCCGAGCAGGCGCTGGCACATGGCCTGATCTCCGTCCATTTCGTCAATGTGGCCGGCTCCTTCCTCGTCGCGCCCCATGGCGGCGTGGACCGGCGCTTCTCCACCGCCCCCATCGCCATCGGCGTGCCGCTGGAAGGCCGCCCGGTGGTGCTGGATTTCGCGACCTCCCTGGTGGCGGAAGGAAAGATCCTGGTGGCCAGCAATGGCGGCAAGCCGCTGCCGCCCGATGCGCTGATCGAGCCGGATGGCACCCTCTCCGGCCAGCCGCGCACCCTCTATGGCGACTATCCGCAGGTCGGGCCGCGCATTCCCGGCAATGGCCCTGGCGCCATCCGCGCCTTTGGCGACCACAAGGGCTCGGGCCTTGCGCTGATGTGCGAGCTTCTGGCGGGCGCCTTCACGGCGGGCGGCTGTTCCGGGCCGCGCGATGCGCGGGGCTGCATCACCAATGGCCTGCTCTCCATCTACCTCTCCCCTGCGCATTTCGGCACGGAGGCGGAGTTCCAGCAGATGGGGCGTGACTATGTGGAATGGGTCGCGTCCAGCCGGCCGATCGACCCGGCCTCCCCCGTCCTGCTGCCCGGCGAGCCGGAGGCCCGCAGCCGTGAGAAGCGCCTGCGCGAGGGCCTGCCCCTGCCCGCCGATATCTGGGAGGATCTGCGCCGCACCGCCGCCGGCCTCGGCGTGCCCGTGCCGGCGCTGTAG
- the mdoH gene encoding glucans biosynthesis glucosyltransferase MdoH — protein sequence MARRPIFVLLCLGIAAGLTGLLWHVLAPGGWSGWEVAILLAYLGTIPWSAISAANALIGFVLRLRGRHVPPAPEGTGQLRTAIAICIRNEEMAPVLAPLPALLDGLEAAGQGHRFVLWFLSDTQDPVKALREQEAIAGFIARRAGRPISIRYRRRQHNTGYKAGNVMEFMDRHAAGLDLLLSLDADSAMSAPAVLRLVAMMEADPKLAILQQLIAGRPAGSTFPRLFQFGMRAGMRTWAAGQDWWQGDEGPYWGHNALLRIAAFRAHARLDDLPGGETLLSHDQIEAVRLHAAGWKVRCLPDDTGSLEASPPAMPEFLVRDRRWGAGNMQYWRLLPLPWLRPLGRWQLAQAILLFLTAPLWLVLLAASVGNAVTGGGAGTPPGMLALLLGATWMAYYAPKLTGYAEAMISTPVAASFGGRAAVLRGALAEIAFTTFFEPVSLASKGLFLLALPFGAGAGWAPQNRAARGVAWRDAARLLWPQTVLGAAGMAMLLARGGTAPLWGAPFLLPLLLAIPFCVATASAGLSAWMRARRLCATPEELEGLQQPVDIVQL from the coding sequence GTGGCCCGGCGGCCGATTTTCGTCCTGCTCTGCCTCGGCATCGCGGCGGGGCTGACGGGGTTGCTGTGGCACGTGCTGGCACCGGGTGGCTGGTCGGGGTGGGAAGTCGCCATCCTGCTGGCCTACCTTGGCACCATCCCCTGGTCGGCCATCTCGGCGGCGAATGCACTGATCGGCTTCGTCCTGCGGCTGCGTGGGCGGCATGTGCCGCCGGCACCGGAGGGCACCGGCCAGCTCCGCACCGCCATCGCCATCTGCATCCGCAACGAGGAGATGGCACCTGTCCTGGCCCCTCTGCCCGCCCTGCTCGACGGGCTGGAGGCAGCGGGCCAGGGCCATCGTTTCGTGCTCTGGTTCCTCTCCGATACCCAGGACCCCGTGAAGGCGCTGCGGGAGCAGGAGGCCATCGCCGGCTTCATCGCCCGGCGGGCGGGGCGCCCGATCTCGATCCGCTACCGCCGCCGCCAGCACAATACCGGCTACAAGGCCGGCAATGTCATGGAGTTCATGGACCGGCATGCCGCCGGGCTGGACCTGCTGCTGAGCCTGGACGCCGATTCCGCCATGTCCGCCCCCGCCGTGCTGCGGCTGGTGGCGATGATGGAGGCGGACCCGAAGCTGGCCATCCTGCAACAGCTCATCGCCGGCCGCCCGGCCGGGAGCACCTTCCCCCGCCTCTTTCAGTTCGGCATGCGCGCGGGCATGAGGACATGGGCCGCGGGCCAGGACTGGTGGCAAGGGGATGAAGGCCCCTACTGGGGCCATAACGCCCTGCTGCGGATCGCCGCCTTCCGCGCCCATGCCCGGCTGGACGACCTGCCCGGTGGCGAGACCCTGCTGAGCCATGACCAGATCGAGGCCGTGCGCCTGCATGCCGCCGGCTGGAAGGTGCGGTGCCTGCCCGACGATACCGGCAGCCTGGAAGCCAGTCCGCCCGCCATGCCGGAATTCCTGGTGCGGGACCGGCGCTGGGGTGCCGGCAACATGCAGTACTGGCGCCTGTTGCCGCTGCCCTGGCTGAGGCCCCTGGGGCGCTGGCAACTGGCCCAGGCCATCCTGCTCTTCCTGACGGCGCCGCTCTGGCTGGTGCTTCTGGCGGCATCGGTCGGCAATGCGGTGACGGGCGGCGGCGCCGGCACGCCGCCCGGCATGCTGGCCCTGCTGCTGGGCGCCACCTGGATGGCCTATTATGCCCCCAAGCTGACCGGCTATGCGGAGGCAATGATCAGCACGCCTGTGGCCGCCAGCTTCGGCGGGCGCGCGGCGGTGCTGCGGGGCGCCCTGGCGGAGATCGCCTTCACCACGTTCTTCGAGCCCGTCAGCCTCGCCAGCAAAGGGTTGTTCCTGCTGGCACTGCCCTTCGGCGCCGGCGCGGGCTGGGCACCGCAGAACCGGGCGGCGCGTGGCGTGGCCTGGCGTGACGCGGCGCGGCTGCTCTGGCCGCAGACAGTGCTGGGCGCGGCCGGCATGGCCATGCTGCTGGCCAGGGGCGGCACGGCGCCGCTTTGGGGAGCGCCCTTCCTGCTGCCGCTGCTGCTGGCCATCCCCTTCTGCGTCGCCACCGCCTCGGCCGGGCTCTCCGCCTGGATGCGGGCACGGCGCCTCTGCGCCACGCCCGAGGAGCTAGAAGGTCTTCAGCAGCCGGTCGATATAGTCCAGCTCTGA